One stretch of Ornithinimicrobium ciconiae DNA includes these proteins:
- a CDS encoding ABC transporter ATP-binding protein, producing MIQVKNLVTTYGDFTAVDDVSFTAEAGRVTGFLGPNGAGKSTTMRVMTGLTPATRGTATVLGTPYAALQNPGRHVGVLLDASAQHAGRTGREVLTLGAMTLGINNRRVDQMLEVVGLTQQEAKRRVRNYSLGMRQRLGLANALLGDPKVLILDEPANGLDPAGIRWMRDLLDTFAGEGGTVLLSSHLLHEIEKIADDIVVIGRGRIVAQGTKEELLRPSGSLVRSIDDSKLQAALVAEGIEANPVPGGGLSVDAETPRVGSIAFAAGVMLTELRGADSQGLEDMFLTLTSDDARQETAA from the coding sequence ATGATTCAGGTAAAGAACCTCGTGACCACCTACGGGGACTTCACCGCAGTGGACGATGTGTCGTTCACAGCCGAGGCAGGACGGGTGACCGGTTTCCTCGGTCCCAACGGGGCGGGCAAGTCCACCACCATGCGCGTAATGACCGGGCTGACCCCGGCGACCAGAGGCACCGCCACGGTGCTCGGCACGCCCTATGCAGCACTGCAGAACCCGGGACGCCACGTGGGTGTCCTGCTCGACGCCTCAGCACAGCACGCCGGCCGGACCGGGCGTGAGGTGCTCACCCTGGGCGCTATGACCCTGGGCATCAACAACCGTCGCGTCGACCAGATGCTCGAGGTCGTCGGCCTGACCCAGCAGGAGGCCAAGCGCCGCGTGCGCAACTACTCCCTGGGCATGCGGCAGCGGCTCGGTCTGGCCAATGCGCTGCTCGGCGACCCCAAGGTCCTGATCCTCGACGAGCCGGCCAACGGGCTGGACCCGGCGGGCATCCGCTGGATGCGGGACCTGCTCGACACCTTCGCGGGCGAGGGCGGCACCGTGCTGCTCTCCAGCCACCTGCTGCACGAGATCGAGAAGATCGCTGACGACATCGTCGTGATCGGTCGCGGCCGCATCGTGGCCCAGGGCACCAAGGAGGAGCTGCTGCGCCCCTCCGGCTCCCTGGTGCGCAGCATCGATGACAGCAAGCTCCAGGCGGCCCTGGTCGCCGAGGGGATCGAGGCCAACCCGGTGCCCGGCGGCGGGCTCAGCGTGGACGCAGAGACCCCGCGCGTGGGCTCGATCGCCTTCGCCGCGGGCGTGATGCTGACCGAGCTGCGCGGCGCGGACAGCCAGGGCCTGGAGGACATGTTCCTCACTCTCACCTCGGACGACGCACGACAGGAGACGGCAGCATGA
- a CDS encoding ABC transporter permease translates to MSTALGTTTPDTQHGQQTATTGGFHLPTIDAPIKPIPFSRLVRVEARKQVDTLAGRWFLIVLGLVIAVVMTIMLFVDQGDHSYGSYLAAAGVPLGIGLPVLGIMSATQEWSQRTAMTTFALVPRRGQVIWAKIVSTVLIGLGAVVATLVLGAVGRLLGDLRGAETPWGINGWMIAGLTLMLVLYVLQGLAFGLAFLNTPAAIVAYFALPTLLPLMMLVSWLRTPYEWIDLTMTTSPLTMGQALTGEQWAQLAVSVAVWIGVPMAIGVWRVLRREVK, encoded by the coding sequence ATGAGCACCGCACTCGGCACCACCACACCGGACACCCAGCACGGCCAGCAGACGGCGACCACTGGCGGTTTCCACCTGCCGACCATCGACGCACCGATCAAGCCGATCCCGTTCAGCCGGCTCGTGCGGGTCGAGGCACGCAAGCAGGTCGACACCCTCGCCGGGCGCTGGTTCCTGATCGTCCTCGGACTGGTCATCGCCGTCGTGATGACGATCATGCTCTTCGTCGACCAGGGCGACCACAGCTACGGCTCCTACCTCGCGGCGGCCGGGGTGCCGCTCGGCATCGGTCTGCCGGTGCTGGGCATCATGTCCGCGACCCAGGAGTGGAGCCAGCGCACCGCGATGACCACCTTCGCGCTGGTGCCGCGCCGGGGCCAGGTCATCTGGGCCAAGATCGTCAGCACCGTCCTGATCGGACTCGGCGCGGTCGTGGCCACCCTCGTCCTCGGCGCTGTGGGACGACTGCTCGGTGACCTGCGTGGCGCGGAGACCCCCTGGGGCATCAACGGCTGGATGATCGCCGGACTGACCCTGATGCTGGTCCTCTATGTCCTGCAGGGTCTGGCGTTCGGTCTGGCCTTCCTGAACACTCCGGCGGCGATCGTGGCCTACTTCGCCCTGCCGACGTTGCTGCCGCTGATGATGCTCGTCAGCTGGCTGCGGACGCCCTACGAGTGGATTGATCTGACGATGACGACGTCGCCCCTGACCATGGGGCAGGCACTCACCGGCGAGCAGTGGGCACAGCTCGCGGTGTCGGTGGCCGTGTGGATTGGAGTCCCCATGGCCATCGGGGTGTGGCGCGTGCTGCGCCGCGAGGTCAAGTGA